A genome region from Flavobacterium sp. includes the following:
- a CDS encoding response regulator transcription factor: MKVLIIEDEQEIAQIIKSYFKDNGIQCETVHSYVQAVHKIDNYDYDCILLDLALPDGNGFDILKELRNKDKTDGVIIISAKETLESRIEGFSLGADDYLTKPFHLAELLVRMQALVRRRNFKGINSIVFKEIRIEIFTKTVLVNEEKVDLTRKELNLLLFLVGNNDKVLSKAAIAEHISGDMADMLDSHDFIYAHIKNLKKKLAKAGSGDYIKTVYGEGYKWGK; the protein is encoded by the coding sequence ATGAAAGTTCTAATTATAGAAGACGAGCAGGAAATAGCTCAGATAATCAAAAGTTATTTTAAGGACAACGGTATCCAATGCGAAACCGTGCATAGTTATGTGCAGGCCGTTCATAAAATCGATAATTACGATTATGACTGCATACTTTTAGATCTGGCCCTGCCGGATGGCAATGGCTTTGATATTTTAAAGGAACTCAGAAACAAGGATAAGACCGATGGGGTTATTATAATTTCAGCCAAGGAAACCCTCGAATCCAGAATTGAGGGGTTCAGCCTGGGAGCGGACGACTATCTCACTAAGCCTTTCCACCTTGCGGAACTTCTGGTGAGGATGCAGGCGCTCGTGAGAAGAAGGAACTTTAAAGGGATCAACTCAATTGTCTTTAAGGAAATCCGCATTGAGATTTTCACTAAGACCGTGCTTGTAAATGAAGAAAAAGTGGATTTGACAAGAAAAGAGCTCAACCTGCTACTTTTCCTCGTCGGAAATAATGACAAGGTACTCTCCAAGGCGGCGATTGCAGAACATATTTCAGGAGATATGGCCGATATGCTGGACAGCCACGATTTTATATACGCGCACATCAAGAATCTAAAAAAGAAATTGGCTAAAGCCGGATCTGGAGACTACATCAAAACAGTCTACGGTGAAGGATATAAATGGGGAAAATGA